The region GCTTGTGGCCATGGTCGTTAGGTGTATCGCAGCGGCGGAGGCGGCGTGACAGATTCGGTGGCCTTGGCGGGCTTCGAGGGGTGAGTGTTGACTGGCTGGAAAATCGGCACGAAGAATCCACCTTTTACGTGCTCAGCCTCTTCCACAATCGGGATGGTAAGGCCGCGAACTAATTCGGCGTTGGCTGGGATGTTCATGGCTGGTTGTCGTTGGGATCGGCGTCGATGATCTTCTGAATCGTGGCGGCGGAGTTTCGAAGGCGGGCGGCGGTCTTCTTCAAAGTGGCGGCCTTCGCGCCGGGCTCGGTAAATGAGTGTCGCTCAAGCTTGGCCGCGATGAAGTGGCAGGTCTGCATCCTCCGGCGCTGCCACCAAACGGGAGCCTCAAGGATGGTCTCCGGCTTGCACTGCCGGAGATGGGCTTTCGCGAGAATAAGGTCGCCGTCGGCAATAGCGTTCATGGCATCAGAGGTAAATGATGTTCGCTTGCGGGGTGGTGCGCGACTTGTCCACCCACGTCTGGTAATCGACTCGGGGTGGTGCGCCCAAGATGACGGTGGTCATGTCATTCATCAGGTCCAATTCCTCCGACTCCACGAGGGCGTCCATGGTTGCGTGCGCCGTGATCCGTGAGTTGGTGACACGGATCTTGCATCCCCGGTAGCGGGTGCCGCCGGATTCATCCAATGGCATCGTGAAGCGCCCATCGTAGGGCGTCCAATTCTGCGAGGCTAGCAGGTTGCTGGCGAAGTTGGCAGGCGGAGCGCGGTAGGTGAAGGATGGCCGCCGGTAGATGGTGCCCACGATCTGGTTATCCAATAGCTTTACGTTGGCCGTGGCCTTGTAGATGAAAATGCCGCGTTTCGGGTAGGGGGACCCATAGACGTTGAAAAGCTGCGGCTCATTCCGCCAGCAATACCCAGCAAACTCCACGACTCCAGGCAGGGAACTGGTAGGGAAGCCTTTTCCGTAGGATGTGGTTTCGCTGTAATCGACAATAACAGGAATATCGACATCGAGGATGGCGTCATAAACCGCAATGCCGTTCTCGCTGGTCAGCCAATCCGGCAGCGCTGCGCTGCTATCGACAACGTATTTGGTGCCGCTGATAGCTACGCCATTGACCTTAAAAACCGGCCCAATCGTTCCCTGCTGCGCTGGTATCGAACTCGCAGAAGGCGTGCTAGTGTGGTAAGGGATCGAAGCGCCCCCGACCTCGGGGCTTTGGGTCTGGAAATATGGAACTGCTCCCGGGTAGTTGAACCAGTTGTTGGTGTAACGAGAAATAAGCTGGGTCAGAACGGAATCGGTCGCGTTAAGGAACGCTCGCAAGGTCGCCGGGGAGCCTGAAGTCGGGAACGAGCTAATGAAAACACTATCGGTCGGCTCATCCGGGAGAAACGTGTCCATCTCGGGGCCGGACACCATGGTGATGCCGTTGAACCCGATGGCCGGGGTTCCAGCGGTCTGTGACTGCCACCGCCTCCGTCCATTCGGAGCGCGATCCGTGTAATGAATCTTCAGGTAATTCAGTTTGAGTTGAATCCGTGGCTTCGCCTCGAACTCGGCGCAATCGGTGATGTCAATCGTGCGCGTGGTCGCCACTCCGCGCCGGGTAACATTCAGAGTTGGGTTCGTGGTGCTGTAGTCGAACCACGCCATACCATCGGGGACAAGCCGCAGAAGCTCCGCGAGAACCTGACCGTAGGTGGACTGGTTGTAGGTGTTGGCCGGAACGTCGAAATAGGTCGATACGGTCCCGAGCGCGATCGGTGCACCCGCCGCAATCGCGTAGTTGATGACCGTTTCAATGATGGCCTTGAAGCTGCCGCCGACGGGAAGAGACGGGCGAGGTGCAACCGCGCCAGTCCCATCAGCCTGATTCACCTCAAGCACCATATTGTCCAGCTGCCACCATGGGCCAGAGACGACAACGGTAACGCGATCTTGCTGCTGGGATCGGTCAGTGACGACCCCTGAGAAGAACTTAACGCCATCGCGAAAGAGCGTCACGGATTGGGTGAGCGAAGGAATCGCAACCGTGGATGAGTCGCATTCGACCGTGTAGGTGAAGTAGTCGGCAGAGCACGAGCGGAAGACCACCTTGGCGGCGGTCGCGTCAATCTCCGCAAGCGTCCGCACGGTGTCGTCCATCGCGGCTCCTGTCTGCCCTTGAACTGTCCATACGTTGGCCATTTGTTAGACGGTGGCGAGTTCCTCGGCTTCGGCGGTTGCACCGGGGGAGTCACCAAGACCACCCCCGGCGCTTGCCGCCTCACTGCCACCGATCGCAGCGAGAATTTTCCTGAGATCGGAGATCTGGGCACGGACGATTTCCGTGGTCTCATCTAGGGTTTCCAGCATCGTCGCCAAGTTGTTCTCGGCTGCGGATGCGGATGCCGCGTTGTGGGAACTGTAGGCGCGACCATAGGCTTGGCCGCTCTCGAAGACGGCTGGCATCAGGTCAAGCAGCTGTCCGAGCACCATGTCCCGGCGTCCGCCTCCCTCCTCATGCCGGATCTGCATTGCCAGCGGCGAGGGCATCGCGAACACCACCTTGACGGCAACCTCCCTCGCTTCGTTGTTCAGCCTCTCGAAATGGCCCATGATGGCGCGAATTTCGGCAACAGCTGCTTGAGATCGACGGGCTGTAGCGGCATCGCTGGCCGCTTTCTTCCGGGGCTCCACGAGTTCGGCGAGTCGCAGATCTTCACTGGCCTTGACCAGTTTTGAGGCGGCGGCATCACAGGCTGCATCGGATTCTCCATTCGTGCATTCATGCCGGAGTCGCTCCACCTTTCGGCGAAGCTCGCCGATTGCGGCGTATTGCTTGAGAGCATCGGAGGTCTCATCGGTGATGAGTTGAAGACGGCGGCGGATTTCATCGGCGGTGGTAGGCATGGCGGCAGTTCTGTTGGTTATTCGGAAAGGTGCTTGTCGGCCCAGGTATCGATCTCGCTGGCGAGGTTCTCGTGCGATTCGGTGGAGCCGCTGGCACGGAGGAGACCGGCGGCGGCATGACCAAGCGTTGCTAGGCGTTGCCGCACTTCGGGAGGAGTGGCGGCGAGAACATCGGCAGGCAGAGGTCCGGCGATCGATTCGAGAAGTTCAAGCGGGTCTGGTTTGGCAGGGTCGGCGGTCATGGATTCGGCTTTCAGTCAGATTGAACCAGCAAGTGATGCATCACAATCTCACGAGAGTAATCCCTATTTAAATGCCCATTAAAGGGGCATTAAATGCGAATTGGATGAGGCAGAACAACGGAGCGGCAAGGGTTGCATGAGCGAGGGCAACGCAGCGAAGCGGGGCTCCGGCACCTACTATTTATTTAGTATGTCGGACATTGGCCGCGCCTTCCCTCTTGGGGTGCGATGGATGCAGGAAGAGGCGTCGGTGAATGAGCCCACGCTTGGCCAACCAATCGCCACAGCTCCGGTTCATGCCCTTCACCCAACCGGCGCGGAATCCGGGCTGCTCTGCTTGTTGGGGCGGGTTCTTCACGGGGCGGGTTCAGTCCTCCGGCCCGGCTTGCGCTTGCCTTGTGCCACCTCCACGGCTGCGGATGCGGTGGCGTAGTCCACCGGCAGGACGTGAAGGATCATCCGCCCGCCTGAATGCTCGGGATACTGTCCGCGCTGTATGACCGCAAAGAACGTTCCGGCTTCCAGCAACGCCTTGCTATCGTCTTCACCCAGGACAATCCGAATTGATTCGGCGGGTGGTGGCTCGCATTGTGTCGTCACCATGAGCGCTCCGGTTAATTCCCGCCCGATTTTGATTCGCACGACTGGCCAGACTGTCCGCATTCGGACGGCGTAGCGTCGAAGTCCACTTGAATGCACCGCTCTGCCAACCGGCGAATGATGTAGGGGGCATGCTTCTCGTGTAGCAGGTCTTCCATGTTCTCCGGCCTCACGTTGTCGGTGATGACGGTCCACAGCTTCCACTCGTGGCGATGCTTGATGACTTCCCACAAGCCATCGCTCGCGGCCTCACCGGTGATCTTCCGCTTGGTGAGGTCGTCAATGACCAGAAACGGAACGGTGCGGGCATCCTCGACAAGATCGTGAGCTGCCCCCATGACCTTTTCGCCAAGGGAGTATTGGTGCCGGACTCGGCAGGCTTCGGTCAGGCGGTCTCCGTCCACCCACAGCAAGCCGGGGAGTCTTCCATTGGTGGAGCCCATCTTGCTCACGCGGCCCGAAATTGCAGCGGCGTATTTCTCCAGCAAGAGCAAGTAGGCGATCCGGCTTTTGCACCGTCCGGAGCTCAGGGAGTGGAGCCACAGCCAATCGGATGATTCGCTGTCCCATGCTCCCTTGATGCGGTTCCATGCGGCGGCGTTGAACTCCGGGTGATCGGTGTCGGTGTCACGAAGCTCTGGCGATACCTCACTCGCAAGCTCCCTGATAGCGATGCTCCGGCAAAGCTCGATGTGCTTCCGCTCCTCCTCTTGGATCTGCGCCTGTCGCTCTGGTGATTTCTGCCAGCAATCATCGCATTGGCCGCCTTCATCAAATGAGCTCTCAGGTGTCCCGCAGGAAGTGCAGGTGTGGTATTCCAGAGTGCCAAAGAGGCGCGGGAATGCGGTTTCAAATTCTGAGGCGAGTTCTGAAGTCTTCATAATTTTCGGAAATTCGTTTTTGCATGTGTGGGGGTATCCTTCTGGGGGAATACCTTTGTCTTCCGATTTTGGAAGGGGTGTCGTTCCTGTTTTGGAAGGGGACCCGTTCCATTTTTGGAAGGGGTTCCATCGTCCTTCATGTAGGGATGACAGGCTCGATAGACGGTGGTTTGTCCCTTCCGCTTGTCCGCAATCGCCCATCCATTTGCGGCGAGCCATGCAAGGGCCTCGCGGACCTTGTGATGACCAATGCCGCAATGTTCGGCGATGCCGCGGACGCTGCCCCATAGGTCGCCCCTGCGCTCCATGTGGCACCACACCCGGAAGGCTTCGGGCGAGAGCCCGGCATCATCCAAGGCGGCGGAGATGAACGCCCTTCGCGTCACCCAAGGCTTCCCTCCCGGTCGAGGTCATCCAAGATCGACAACAATCGGCGTGTTTCGCGCTGGGTGCGCTGTGCCGGTGGATGCTCCACAATATCGAGATCAAGGTCGCGGTCGGCATCATCGATCTCACCGGGCGTGCAGAGAGAATCCCGCCACGCGGCATGGTCGGCAACGGTGAGGCGGCGGCTCATTCATCCACCCCCTCCCCGTCGGCAGCGGCCTCGGGAGCAATCACGCGCGACTCAAGAAAGGCCGCGATGCTGTCGAGACTGTAGAGGCGCTTGCCTTTGATCTGCCCCCGCTCGCGGAGACTGGAGGACTTCACCTTTCCTGCGACGGTCAGGCGATGGAGCGAGGTCCGGCTGATGCCGAAGATCTCGCGAACCTTGTTAGCGTCACCCCATTCGGGGCGGGTAGCGGTTGCGTTAGCCATGGGCCGAGAATGCCCGTGATGTTCCGATTAGGCGATTTAAAGGTTGATACAAAAAGTGTAGTTACCTACACCTTCCGCCATGCCCAAAGCATCATCGTCAAATGTCATCGCCGCGCTTCGCTACCACATTCATGGGGCCCTGAAGCAAGAGAACCGCAAACTTACCCAGTCAGACTTCGCGCGCCTTATTGGAAGAACGGCGGCGACGATCAAGAGCATCGAGTCAGGACGCCTTGCGCTCTCCGATGATCTAGCGAAGAGGATCTCCCAAGTGACGGGCGTATCTCTACCATGGCTCCTCAAGGGCGACTCCTCTCAGCCAATTCGCGCCAGAGACGGGAAGCCATATGCCCTCGCTCATCTAGAACGGGCACAATTCGAGTTGCGGGACCGGAAAGAAGGCAAGGCCCCATTTGGCATTAAGCGCGCGGTAATCGCGACACAAGGCGAGACGGTGGCCGATCTGGTGCGAGAGCTTTCAAAGCGCTTTGCCCGCCATCCGGACGGCGAATTCCGGATGTGGAAGCTCCAGCAAGCGGTGAAGCGGGTGGACGAAGAATTTGCTGCTCTCCCTTAGTTGCTGGCCGCCTAATGGTCAAATCGATGGCTTCTACGTATTTTCTTGGGCTGATTTGAATTTGACGGATCGAATCCCGGAAGCGAGAGTTGCCCCGGAGGCATTGGTGAGCGATCGCTTTGCCTTCTCAACGGAGGAGGAGACTCGGTCTCCTCCTCCTCTTTTTTCTGAACCTGCAGGTCTGGTTCATCCTCTCCAGCATCGGCCTCCTCCCGATCTCGGCGGTCCTTCAGGGACTCAAGATAGAACAAGCCATAATCGACCCACGGCTTTATTTCCCCGGGCGACTCTTGCTTCCATTCTAGGGCACGGACAAGCCTCGCAAGAGGCGCGAGCTCTTCTCGCGCTGGCTCCTTCATTCTGCCGACGCGCACGCCCCAGCTGATGATGTAAGCGCAAATGTCAGCTACCTGAATGACCGGGGTCAGGTGGCTATGCACGAAGAATGGAAGCGGAATGATTCGACCCGTGAGCCGGTGCCCTGCCATCGTTTCGCGGCAGTAGTCGCGGATCTCGTTGAGCAGCCGCTGGGACTGCCTGGTCTCGGATTCATCGAAAACCAACACGCCCTGCTGGTCGTCCTCCTGACTCTCCACGTGCTTGCTGAACCGCTCGAACAGATAACGATAGTCCTTTCGGAGAAAGCGAGAGGTCAACGGTTTCGGAGCACCTCTTGCGACGATTGCGCCGAAAGCCTTCAAATTGAACCTTTGACACTCTTTCAGCAGGCGGGTGACAAAAGCCAAGACGGCCTGTGAATAGGCCGTCAATTCGTCGCCCTTTGGGGGGCGCGTGATCCCATTTAGCTTCTGGGCGTGGCTTTCGGTGAGAAGTGTTCTTGCAAGATCGCGGCGGCGGTTTTTCTCGATGGGCCCCTTTTGTGCGGCAAGATCGAAGCGCTTGTTTTTGAGAAGAACCTTCCCTTTATACTCCACATCGACCGCGCTTAGGGTGGTGCCGAAGTGCTCCAGCTCAAGATGGTGAATGCGTTCCACCAAATTCCACAGCGTTGCCTCGTGAACAGCGACCCCGCACAGCACTTCACATGGGGCGTGAGACTCGTTGATTCCGCTTTCATCGAGGAAAAACATCATGGCCGCCCAAGCTTCTAACACAAAGCGTGGGAGGAAGGGAACCTTCTTGGAACGTCAAGGAATACGCTCCCAATTTCGCTCCCAATTCGGGGGCCTCGCAGCCAACACTTCCCGCAAGCCACTGAAATACAACGCTGGAGGCGGAGGAGGGAATCGAACCCTCGAATAGCGGTTTTGCAAACCGATGCCTTACCACTTGGCTACTCCGCCGTGACGCTTTCAGCGCGGGGGCAGATTCCCTACGTGGCCCGGCAGGACCTGTCAATGCCCGGGTTTTCCCGCTGCATCCCCCGATTGCGGGCCGGACAAGCCGCCTCGCTTCCCCATAGCCTTCTGGAAATGAAACCCGCGATTCTCGCCTGGCTGTTCGCCGCCCTGACCGCTACCGCCGCGGAGAAGCCGAATCTGCTGATCATTCTGGCCGATGATATGGGCTGGTCGGACCTCGGTTGCCAGGGCTCGGAAATCGCAACGCCGAATATCGACCGACTCGCCACAGAGGGGATGAAGTTCCGGCAGTTCTACAATGCCGCCCGCTGCTGCCCGAGTCGCGCCGCGCTGCTGACCGGCCTCTACCCCCATCAGGCCGGCATGGGCGAAATGGTCGTCGAGAAACCGGGGACCGAAAAGGGCCCGTATCAAGGCTACCTGAACGGCACCTGCACCACGCTGGCGGAGGCGCTCAAGCCCGCCGGCTACCACAGCTACCTTTCCGGCAAGTGGCACGTCGGCGAGTTCCGCCCGCAATGGCCGATCGATCGCGGCTTCGAGCACTCCTACGGTCTCATCTCCGGGGCGATGAACTACTACGACCTTCGTATCGACAAGACCAAGGAGGGCGAGCGCAGGTTCGCCCGCGATGGGGAAAACATCGTCCCACCCGCCGACGGCCGCTACATCACCCGCGAGTTCACGAAGGAAGCCACGGGTTTTCTGGACGGCCATCGCCAGGAACATCCCGGCGAGCCGTGGTTCCTCTACCTCGCCTACACCGCGCCGCACTGGCCGCTGCATGCCCCGGAGGAAATCATCAGGAAGCACGAGGCGGCCTATCGCGATGGCTGGCAGCCGATCCGCGAGGCAAGACATCGCCACCAAATCGAACTCGGGCTGCTGCCCGCAGGCACCCCGTTGAGCCCGCCGGATGGAGCGGATTGGCAATCGCTGCCCGTTGAGAAGCGCGCGGAGATGTCCCACAAGATGGCCGTCTATGCCGCCATGATCGAAGTGCTGGATACCCAAGTTGGCGTGCTGTTAGACAACCTCGCCAAAGCCGGCGAGCTGGACAAGACCGTCATCGCCTTCCTCTCCGACAATGGCGCCTGCGCCGAAGGCGGCCTGCTCGGCCAAAACTTCCGCCCCGACCTCACCGGCGAGATCGGCACCGTGAATTCCTATCACAACTACGGACAGTCGTGGGCCAATGCCTCGAATACACCCTTCCGCCTCCACAAGTCTTTCACACACGAAGGTGGGATCCACACGCCCCTCCTCATCCGTTGGCCGAGCACGATCAAAGCCTGCTCGTCGAGTGACGCCGTCGGCCACGTGATCGACATCATGCCCACCTTCTGCGAGATCGCCGGAGCGAAGCCACCCGCTGGCATCGCGGGCAAGTCCCTCCTGCCCGTTTTGAAAGGTGGCACGGGCGAACCACGCACCCTCGGCTGGGAACACTTCGGCGCCGCAGCATGGCGCGATGGAAATTGGAAGCTCGTCCGCAAGGACAAGAAGTCGCCGTGGGAACTCTACGATTTAGCAAAGGACCCCTGCGAACTCAAGGATCTAACCGAATCCGAAAAGGACAAGGCCGCAGCGATGACCGCAGCTTGGGAGAAGTGGGCTAAGGAAGTGGGTGTCCGGTAAGAGCTGCACGTTTCCCGCTTCCCGGAATTGCCTTATACGTCCCGGCTGCCTCAGGGTTACCGGACGATGGAGCTTGATCCAAACCAGCGGGCATTCGTGAACGCAGTGATGCTGCCACTGGGAGACGATCCTCCGCGGCGCGAACTCCTTGAAGAAGCCGTCGCACTCTCATCCACCTTACCCAGCCAAGCAATCGGCGATGATGCGCTCACCGCAGCGGAGAGGATGAAGCAGACAAGCCGCTGCTTCCGTCTGCGGCATCGGATTCTCCCACTCGTCTGGACTGCGACGATTGTCGCCGTCGCATGGTTCGCGATCGCCGGCCCCGGAGCACGGAAGTCGCTGTGGGATATATGGGAGGTCAATCAGGTCGCCAATGCCGTCAGCACCGTGTGCTGCAGCCACGAGGGCGTGCCGCGCTTTCCAAATTTACTGTTCCCCCGAGAGCGAGACTCCGGAAAACAATTTCTCGAACATATCGCACAGGATGTTCCGGCTGCCCAATGCTCCTTGCTGATCGGAGAACCCGCCGAGCCCGATCCTGTATTGAAGTGGCGCCGCGTGTGGGACCGCAATCCACACGATCCGGCCCACTACTTTGCCTACGCTCTGGCCCATCGGAAGGAACTCGGGACGTGGCCCGAAAACTTCGTCGAAACTGGCGAAGAACTGGATCCAAGCAACGGCTGGTTCCGCCTGATCGCCGGAGCATCCCAGTCAAAAACCTCCGTGGGCGAGCCTCCCGCACCAAAAATCACCAGAGCAGAGCGTCTCGCCGCACGCGAAAAAGGTCTCCCTCCTCCGCAAACGCCGAAGCCAACCAAACCACAGCGCCAAGTGATCGATCCGGTTGGCTTTCAGCAAGGATGGCAATCGCTCAATGACGCCCTGTCCATGCCCCGATGGCACGACTACAGGAGCGAACTCAATGCGATCCGCGTCGCAGCGGTGCCCCCGCCCGATGACTTCGCCGCGTGGTCCCGGGGGATGTATTTCTCGATCTTCCAGCCTGAGGACAACATGCCGGATTGGCTGGAACTGAAGAGCTATCACGAAGGACTTCGACTTGCTGCAGAAGAGGTGTCCAAGGCGGGGGATTCGGAACGACTCGCCGCGCTTGATGCCTTGCAAAGGAAGTTTGTCCATAAACTCGGCACTACATTGCGCTCCGAGCTCATGGAGCCGATTATGATTCGCGCCACGGCACTGAGCGGCGGACGCACGCTGGAGAAGGCTTGGACAGCGATCGGAGACGCCTCGAGGGCCAAACGCTGGAAGGACTTCGCCGAGGCCATCGATCCGAAGCTGAATCCCAAATTCTCGCCCACGCCCGAAATGCTGGGCGAAAACCGGGGCAGCAACATGGTGATTCAGGGATTGATCTACATGACTTCCTATCAGAGCCCCGAGTCCGCACTGCCAACGGAAGCTGACCTACGGGGAGGCCGTCTCGCCGAATATGCGGTGTATGAAAGACTGATGATGCACGGAATCGCCCTGCTGCTCCTTCTCGCGCTTGGCTTCCTGCTCCTCACGCCCCTACTTCAGCGGAAGGAAATCGGACCGCTGGGATCGCGGCTGGCGGGATTATTAGATAACCGCGACCGGCTCCTGATTCTGACCATCGGAGTGATCCTGCCCACCGTCGTCTATCTCCTTTCCACCCGCTTGCCTTGGCTTGGAGCCAGGGACATCAGCATCTCGGCGATCGGCTTCTTCCTCTGGATCGGCCAGTCGGTGGCTTTTGTGGTGTCCGTCCTGCTCGGGACACTCCAAGCGACAAGGCGGCGGCTTGGTCGCCGCGGCGCAGTGTTATCCCTAGGCTGGGTGGGACCGGATCCGGGACGGTTGAGCTTTCCCGCCGCCCTGGCGATCATGCCGCTCGCAGCGATCCTACCTCTCTGCATGCACTGGTGGCCAAACGCCTTGGCCATGGCAGCGATTGCCGCGGGCTGCCTGCTCGCCTTCCCTCTCGTCTGGCTAGTCGTCCAAGCGGGGGGCTGCTTCAATGGCCCGCAGGCCAGGAAGCTTCACCGCTCGGTCTTGCTGCATGCGGTCCGGCCGTTCATCGCCATCGCACTCATTCTCCCTGCTCTCGCCATTCCGTGGGTCCATGCCGAGGAAAGGGCATGGACCCGTGAGATCCGCTTCGAGTCGCTCGCGGACACCTCGTTCTTCGGCTCACGCTTGGAGCGTGAATACGGAGACTGGATCGTCCGCGAGATCCTGACGGAACTCGATACGCTGGAGAAGTGAATCAGGGGCGCTTCACCACCAGCTTCCCATTCATCACTGCCCAGTGGCCGGGGAAGGTGCAGACGTATTCGTAGACACCTTCCTTCTCCGGCGCGGTGAGTTGCAAGGTCTCCTTCTGGCCGGACTCGACCAGCTTGGTTGCACCGAGGATCCGTGAGTCGCCATCCGGAAGGTAGGCGCGGCCTTGCTTGTCGAGCTTGTCGGGGGCTTGCGCCTGCACCGCGGTGGCGACGGCCTGGTAGGTGCCAGGCTGCACGAAGACCAGGTTATGCGGCATCTGATCCGGATTCTCGAAGATCACCTCGAAGGGCTTGCCCGGCTCGACGGTGATCTCCGCGGTATCATAGCGAAGTTGTTCCGGCACCGCCTTGATGACGAAGACGTTCACCTTCAAGTCCGCCAGTACCTTGCGAGCAGCAGTGGCGCGATCAGGGGAAAGCAGTGACGCAAGCTCATTGGCCACCTGCACCACCTCGCTGTAATCCTGCGTCGTGCGGCTGTCCGCAGGCACCTTCTTCGCCCACGTCACCAGCGAGGCCGCCACGGAATCGGCGAGATCCTTCGACCACGAATCACGCGGAAGCTGCGAGATGGCCTTGGCTGCGGAAGGCACGAGATCACCCGCTTGGATCAACTTGGCGAGGCCCGCGAAGACCTTGCCCGGCTCCTTCTTCATCGTCACCAGCGCGCGGATGGCGGCACCACGCACACCAGCGGACGGATCGTTCGGCACCTCGATCTTCGAGGTCAGCCGCGGTGCAGGAATACCCACCTTCTTGAAGAGCTCCTGGCGATTCTCATCGAGGACCGTGAGCGTGAAGCCATCGAGACGATCCTCATAGCCCTGGCGATTCCACACCGCGATTTCCGAGACCGGTTGGCCGGACTTGAGGTCGAGCTCCCACCATGGGTGATCCTCGCCCTCCTCGCTGTGGGTCTGGTGGCCCTTCTCGTAGATCGCATCGGTATCGCCATCGATCGCCCGCTTCGCGACGCCATTGTGGGCCGTGCTCGATTGCTTGGCCGTGCCGTTCGGGGCGACGTTCTGGCCATTGGCAAAGACCTCCACCTCGGCCAGCGTGAGAGTGCCCTCGCGCGGAAGTTCAATGCGGACATAACGGGCGGCTCCGTTCTTGTTAGAGGCAGCAGTGTTCAATTCCGGCGGAAGCGCGGAAAGCAGCGGCAGCACCTTGTCGAACGCACTGTCCCGCAGGCTGCCGTCGGCCACCTTCGGCAGCGCCTCGAGGAAGTCAGTGAGCAAGGCCGGCGACTTGGCGGCAGCCGCCCAAACCTCATCGACACCGCCATCGG is a window of Luteolibacter sp. Y139 DNA encoding:
- a CDS encoding helix-turn-helix domain-containing protein, encoding MTRRAFISAALDDAGLSPEAFRVWCHMERRGDLWGSVRGIAEHCGIGHHKVREALAWLAANGWAIADKRKGQTTVYRACHPYMKDDGTPSKNGTGPLPKQERHPFQNRKTKVFPQKDTPTHAKTNFRKL
- a CDS encoding helix-turn-helix transcriptional regulator, yielding MPKASSSNVIAALRYHIHGALKQENRKLTQSDFARLIGRTAATIKSIESGRLALSDDLAKRISQVTGVSLPWLLKGDSSQPIRARDGKPYALAHLERAQFELRDRKEGKAPFGIKRAVIATQGETVADLVRELSKRFARHPDGEFRMWKLQQAVKRVDEEFAALP
- a CDS encoding DUF3800 domain-containing protein — protein: MMFFLDESGINESHAPCEVLCGVAVHEATLWNLVERIHHLELEHFGTTLSAVDVEYKGKVLLKNKRFDLAAQKGPIEKNRRRDLARTLLTESHAQKLNGITRPPKGDELTAYSQAVLAFVTRLLKECQRFNLKAFGAIVARGAPKPLTSRFLRKDYRYLFERFSKHVESQEDDQQGVLVFDESETRQSQRLLNEIRDYCRETMAGHRLTGRIIPLPFFVHSHLTPVIQVADICAYIISWGVRVGRMKEPAREELAPLARLVRALEWKQESPGEIKPWVDYGLFYLESLKDRRDREEADAGEDEPDLQVQKKEEEETESPPPLRRQSDRSPMPPGQLSLPGFDPSNSNQPKKIRRSHRFDH
- a CDS encoding arylsulfatase, whose translation is MKPAILAWLFAALTATAAEKPNLLIILADDMGWSDLGCQGSEIATPNIDRLATEGMKFRQFYNAARCCPSRAALLTGLYPHQAGMGEMVVEKPGTEKGPYQGYLNGTCTTLAEALKPAGYHSYLSGKWHVGEFRPQWPIDRGFEHSYGLISGAMNYYDLRIDKTKEGERRFARDGENIVPPADGRYITREFTKEATGFLDGHRQEHPGEPWFLYLAYTAPHWPLHAPEEIIRKHEAAYRDGWQPIREARHRHQIELGLLPAGTPLSPPDGADWQSLPVEKRAEMSHKMAVYAAMIEVLDTQVGVLLDNLAKAGELDKTVIAFLSDNGACAEGGLLGQNFRPDLTGEIGTVNSYHNYGQSWANASNTPFRLHKSFTHEGGIHTPLLIRWPSTIKACSSSDAVGHVIDIMPTFCEIAGAKPPAGIAGKSLLPVLKGGTGEPRTLGWEHFGAAAWRDGNWKLVRKDKKSPWELYDLAKDPCELKDLTESEKDKAAAMTAAWEKWAKEVGVR